The genome window ACCTGGTCCGTCCCGATTGGGTTCCCGTACTATGGGCTCATTCGAAGAGAACGTTTCGGACATGGAAAGACCAGAAATCAATATATCAGGAACAGACAATAGATACCATATGGATTCAGGACAAACGTTAGGGTCGAATTTGTTGAATTACAAACAGAATTTGAGCGTGTCCAGTACAAACTTGAAGACGTTACCAGAGGGTGTGCCCTCAGATGATTTTGAACCCAGTGCGGAAGATGAGAAGTTTGGAAAGAAGCTGCACAGGCGGAATTCCAATCAGAGCCTTATGCTGAGCGCACACAGTCTGCAATCGTCTAACTGTTCTTTAAGCAGTGCGGGTGCTTCGTGCCACAATTTGGCTACAGTCCGAACCAGTATATCAAACTTCAGTCTCAATTCTGACAACCGCCAAAAGAAATTATCTTTGGAAAGACGAGATTCGAACGCGTCTTTGGCAAATGCTGAACATTTGGCGCCTGCCACTAGAGTGATTTGTTCTTCAAACACAAATGTGTCTGGTGAGGGTTCTAAAAACTGCCTTTTACAGCGTCGCGGATCGAATAACAGTCTGACATTGAATATTCACTCTTCAAACACGCTCAGCCGCCATTCTAGCAACACTTCTCTGAATAAGGACGCCAAATCCGGCCAAAAGAAAGGCCTTCTAGAACGCCGAAGCTCAAACACCTCCCTAACATTAAATATCAACAATTCGAATCCTCAGCTATCAGTAAATAAAGGACTCAGCATTTCGAACTATAACCTCAACGGATCCACGTGTAATTTGAGTCGATACAACAGTAACTACAGTATAGACAACCCTCCAACAGAACCTCGGAAAGGTATTTTAGAAAGACGCAGCTCTAATACATCTTTGACGCTCAACATTCAACCGCAAGAACAACAGGAGCCGAGAGACCTTGAGATTGATGAAACTTTAATCGACAGTTCGTTAAAAGAACTGCCTCATAGAGATAAGCACCGAAAATCTTTGAGCACAGAAAACTTAATTCCCAAGTCATACAAAAACAGAACGCGCTTACGCTCTTCAGAAAAATGTGTTGGATTCGGTTCGCACGACAACTTATGGTCTACGTCTTATACAGAACCGGACTACCCTCAAAACTTGACGTATGTCTGTGGAGATCAGGAGAATGAGATTATATACGCTTTTGGAAGACAGGAGGATCCGAATTGTCAAGCTGGATTCACTAGAAACATAACCACTAAGCCTTTAAGTCCACAAAGCACGTCTGAAGACTTCAGATTGTATTTAGCCAATATGCAACACCTTCAAAACGCGTCAAGTGTCCTCTCTCGGCAGCAATTGAGAGATTTGAATGACGTCTTCCAAAACGGGTATTCCAAAGTCAAATGCCACAGTTCCACTGAAGGGCAGCATTGCTGTACCAACAAGGTTGAGGATATGGCCAAGGATAACCCCCAAATGGTGATACCCGACCTTCCGGTGCAACCTTGCTCGGAATACCAAAAGATGTTACTGCGGAATTTGCACCAGGAGTTCTGGGATATGCCGACAAATTTTCAGGAGAAGCCAATAGTGTCAGGGTCTCATCCAAAGAACAGGTATAAGACGATCCTGCCCAACGAACATTCGCGGTTTATCTTGAGAGGCGACGCGGGTTCCTGTGAGGGATATATCAACGCCAATTTCATTAAGGTATGTTGGaatattaattacattattttgacaATTAGCATTATGGTTTTTGACTTGTGTTGAGAACTTGTGAGGTCTAGATTTGTAAATAATGTCTTCgaaaaaataactaataatattatgcttCTTACAAAGTATATTTCGATGATATTGTAATTTCTTCAGGTGAATGTGAAACGCATTGGACACTATTCAGGAAAGAccttaaaaattaaacaattaacCCAATACtcgtttattgcataaccacattagcattcacattaggtcttacaatttaggGAGTTATACAATGTGGGcccagttagggcacagcaactttAGGAAGGAGACAGAACTTTAACCAACTGCTATTttgaagtaattaaaattatattattaaccgACGGTTATTTTAACATTCCAGGGCCACGAGTACTCCAAAAACAGCTACATAGCCACGCAGGGGCCGCTCCAGAATACCATATACGACTTCTGGCTCATGGTGCACCAGAACTGCTGCGACCACGCCTCCGCCGCCGCCTCCGTCCAGAAAATAGTCATGCTCACCAACTTCATCGAGAACAACCGACAGAAGTGCGAAAAATACTTCCCTCTCGAGCTCAACGAAGAAATCGTGTTCGAAGGACCAGAATATTCCGAAAACGCGTACTTCGAAGAGTGCACATTGAAAAACAATTTCTTAATCAAAAACTGTGGGATGATCAAAAAACCCGGGTATACTATTAGAAAGTTAGACGTTCGGTACCAAGTGAAAACGAAAAGTGACAGTGAAAGTGTGACGGTGTACCATTATTGGTTCCACAATTGGGCGGATCATAAGTGTCCTAAAGACGTGAATGCGCTGTTGAATTTAAGTCTCGACGTTTTGaaagacaatacgtacgatTTCGATCAGGACGACGATCAGAGTGACGAATTGTGCAAGTGTAACGATAGTCCAAAGCCGAGCTCTAAGTTTGTGTTTCCTCCGCTTGAAGCCCAAACCTTACCATGTGAAGTGAAAGTGAGTGTGGACACTCCGTTGGATTTTTCTGTAGAACAGCAATCTCCTCCTGCCATAATCCATTGTTCAGCTGGCATAGGCCGTACGGGATGCCTGATCGCAATCCTGAACGGTATAAAGCAGTTGACGAACGAACAAAAGGTTGACGTTCTCGGTATAGTGTGCAACATGCGTTTGAATCGAGGCGGGATGGTTCAGAACTCGGAACAGTATGAGTTGATACACAAAGTGCTGTGTCTGTTCGAACAGGCGTGCTTGCCCGACTTATAGCTAAGTTAGATGTAGGCTTGCTGTGCTGACATTTTGTATAACATCGCTGTTTGGTAAACTATTCAGAAGTTCATTAAAAATCCAGTGTGCGATAAAAATGTACTTATATTCAGACAAAGATTGTCTGTAAAGaattttgtataattaattaaattcctaAGACAAAAACGTCATAGATTGACTTGCCTCTGCAACTTGTTTTTATTGGGATGGCAATAAAAGTGCTTTCTATGTGTTGTCAGTGAAAATTCCTCCAGTGTTAGTGATGCcaatgattttaaaattttactctTTTAAATAATGATGCTACCAAAAcgaatttaattaaacataGGCACTGGGTATAcacgtatttttttacataaaaatatcaaatgtaAATGTtgctaaattaaaattatacaaaaatgtCAGCAAATGAAAATTATACCAAAATGTcagcaaattaaaattataccaaaaTGTCAGCAACAGTATTTGATTAACGGTCAGCAATCAATGTTTGCTGTTAGATTTAATAAACAACTATGTGGTTTGAATGAATGATTCTAAAAAGGCGAAACATTGCTTGCAAATTACTGTAAGAAGGGAGAAAGATATATCAATTTCCTTATTAGTGTAGGCcattttcagggcacttatacacgtcccaaatatagcttgccctaccaccacttcaggacaacatatgggctgatgCTGAGAAGTGGCGAAAGAAACTCAGTCGCCTTCTTAAAtcacgtgacaattttgaatcTGTTAAGTATACACCATAGATAACCACCAATACATCTGTCTTTGTCGCACTTGCCGACATCTCGCTTGTGCGAGCGAGATGCAAATACGAACTCATTCATTGTCAAACCACATAGTTTCATAGGGACGTTTGAAAAGACTATTTATGTGCACTGTTAATGAAATGTTTTGTACTTATATTGTTACGACTTAATTCGGTACTTGTTTGGTTGCTGACTGTATTCAGTTGACGTTAAAAGTGTGTGCATGTTTCAAATAAAgttcggtcgccgagcacgtagaatttcgtccaatgaccccaagctacctatccttatcgctcgcgcgtgtttatattgctgtcgcgactgagcAACCGGCGGCCacagtgagtgtgcaagcggGACTTTAATTCATTGTTAATCATAAAAGTCTGTTGTGTGTTATTATGTcaacgtaaaattgtgaattccgttaATTGATAACATAACGCGTGAGATTTTAAACTAATAGTGGGCGAAGTTAGGTTagataaagtccggtcgccgagcggatagaatttcgtccaatgatcccaagctaccatccttattgctcgcgcgtaattatattgctgtcgcgctcgcacactcactgcggccgcccgtcgcacagtcgcgatgattatgatgggtagcttggggtcattggacgaaattctacatgctcggcgaccggactttgtaatctaactacgtcagattataatctgatggAATTCAAAATTTTACGGTGACGCAATAAAATTCCatgaatacaaaaaaaaaacagtaaatagtcataatattcaacaatttACCGCATTCATAGATTGGTTATGTTTGCAAAGGTTTGGTAGGTCTTGGAGCCAATACACCAATGTGTATCAGTCTTGAAAAGACCTTGTAGTTGTTGAATAGTCAGCATCAAATGGTTGGAGACACCCAAGgttgccaaaaagttcgcaacacgtctttgttacatttgGAAACAGGTTGTgtcatagagatatagagagatgccaactaatgctcTGAATTCGAAACTCAGTAAAGTtagaaaacataaccctccttctggcgcagtcgggtaacatgtgctcattatccactgcggtaagAGTActcaatattattcatgataattcatgctaaatcatgtatttccttcgccattttccgcagtttggcacctcacgtcacatcattttaccgaagtcagccctatagcttcggtgcagtgccgatcactgacgtttgtcaacaaaatggtgcttgactcttgagacaggctaaattacaccatattattaatgacattgagcataatttttttaagtactttcgcgaagtaaaacttctgtacgtagtacttattattattctgtggtactacgcaagcaatgtaaactgtttacattatgacgtctgcagcaatgtgttctgtttttgggtatattgctgcgacaccggccccgcccccttttcacatctccctttagtttctgtgatctgtgggttgtgttgtcaactttttggccactttgtgtgtcacgaactatttgacgctgactggaCATAAAGAAGCCAACAGCCATTGGCGCCAATCCGcactgaaattatttattttgcaccTATATCATCATAAATAAGATTATTCAACTTTCTTCAATAGATAAATCTTTTTTCAATCTAAGTTAAGTTGCCAGCTTTGAAAATTGCACACATTTTGATGTCAactgaaatattaatttgtttttatgaaaatcaatgttttaatgcaatttttagGAGACATTTTTAGTAAGTTTTTcgcacaattttttttattagtttaaggTGACTTGTATATTTTTAGcgtaaattatataaaaataaatttacttatatttagtgTGTAGATagtgaaagtttttttttatttatgttgttatttaaatgatacttttaacaaaacttagtgagcatttaaagtaaataatatgtatctttgtaaataacGCGCGTCAgatatatattaatattattgctGCGTTTTGTTTCGGTTTGTAATGTTTATAATGTGAGGAGTAAATTATTGGATTACATAATTATAAGCGAACGGTACAAATAATGGTCCTTATGGGATTGTCTATGTAAAGTTGGAATTAGTGTTCGTTTGAGAGTGGCCAAAAATGTAAACTGTCTTCTGAAATatctttattaaatatttctataaaattttgtaaataaaaatattgtaataaaactTACGAAAGGTTCCGTGCCATCATGCAAAATTATACCAATAttttaagcgaaaaaaaaaacgtatctATATCATTTCATCCACTCGGCCGCGCCCCAGCAATGTTTGGtcccggtcgcgcggggtgcggggagtgtggtccgagcaatccgtaaggcattactgtagtgtgcgtgtgcactcatggatcatttagcgtgtaccgataacactcagacattagcggaagaatggtggggcgcgtcttcgtggatgaaacgatctatatccaATATCTTAAAAATGTTCTGGGCTGCCTGATAAAGGTTTGTCGAGTCGATATTGACTTattataatatcttttatcaataaaattcaaatagctTTTTTGACGGTTGTTATTGTCATTAAAATGTAGACAGCTGGATGTTGTGACAAATCACtaaatagtataaaacaaagtcgctttctgCTGTCTGTACCTATGTATGAttagatctttagaactacgcaatggattttgatgcgtttttttaATAGGTAGAGTGATTCATGAGGACGGTTTAAATCGCTGTATCCTACTTAGCACCCGTACGAAGCCGGGGTGGGTCgctagtataaaaataatcaagaaataaaagaaaaattaaagaattaaGTGATAGTTTACAATTTTGACCACCTCAAACGGATCTTAAAATTAAGTGTTTAAATTCGCAACGGCTCAATATTTATAAGTCAACAAAACGTTggaaaaatgttttgaatatcATATTCGGTGTTATTGTTTCACACAAGAACTTTGTTTCTTAATAGTTATGTCAAAATAAGTTCCTCTTTTATCTAATTATTCTCTCAAATACGCGTTTTGTGGTTTTTATTGAAAACAATAGGGTATTTtccaccaccaatcaattgacgtactttttaaaactgtcaaaatgagactttccatacattttgtatggcaaATACAACACAATTCTATTCCTGAAAACCCAATTAGTTTTCAAATAACCATAAAATAAGATtatctttgaaataaaaaatagtacGTCAATTGATGTCGCGGAAAAGTGACATCATAATTTGTCTGTCATATTTTATGGCAAAGACGGTTTTGTCAGCTCTTAGAAAGTAGGTACGTTAATGACTTGTGTCAACTACCTTCATTTTGGGTTTTACGGCCGCGTTAAGCAATTAAATTAACAAGCTTTTAAATACGAGAATTACGTGAAGAAGTAGCGTATTGGTTTCTGGGAAAAATACGTTTTTacttgtatttaaataaaaacttttacccatacttttagataaatattaaaatattttttatccctGACTGTACTGTATAAATTCTAAAACGAACTACCTACATAGCTAATGTTAGCAGCATTACTAAACTCCCAAGAATCTttatatatttaaataaatataataaaatattttacacaatATAAAATGTATATAAAATTATACTTAAGTAAATTAAGATTTAATGTTAATGAAATGAAGAACACCAAATTTTTaggataaaatataaatgtttagatatacataatataaatgaATGTGAATGTATAATTTTTCGTGTATGACATTATATTGTATAGTTGTTGTAATTCCGGATGTGTGTTGCGGTAGCTCGTGGATTTTGACTTTTTGTGTTTTGTCCAAAAATACTTATACTATATTTTATCCCTTTTTTCATTCACGTTTCACAATTcacaaaacataattatgtttaaataattaaagtcTTATCGCTCAAGTTCTAAAGCCACGTACTTAAGTATTTTTTGTGCGGTTTAAAAAAAGTGAAAAGTGTATCGTCTAGGACTCTAGGACAATAAAAACAAGAAAGTCCAAATAAAATTTGACTATCAGTAAAGGTAACTAGGTAAAGAAATTCGGTATTTTGCACTTGAGTCTTGtagtttctaattttgaattgcgtggtgtttgaatttttttgcagtgataatataaaatattgtttcttaTTGAACCGATTTGTGACTTGAAAGATTCGGTCTAACCTCGAGGTCTTAAATTCCATTCCCAAATGGAGCACAGAAATGACCTGTCAGACATAGCAGCACAATTAAAAcgcacattttttttattttccgtcATGAATGAAGTTAAGcagaaatataataattattttgataaatgcTATACCGGCTGTTGGGACTGTCACAGCAGTCTCAGTATGtgtgaaacaaaaataaatgactgtaaaataatgtttttttttttagattagcAATTTATTGAAATGTCTTAATTAACGAGCTGCCTGCTACCGAGACACGAGTGTAATGTACCCACGGATATCTTCTAATATATTGTGCGTTTTTATCCATTTGTATATCTGTATGTGGTAAATTAATAAACTGATGATGGTAACACCGCCCGACTTTATCTTGACGAAACCCTTTCCcacattattttgtatattttgattttttttaatatgaatgAAACCTTTTTAATATATgaatgagtttcttgcgctgcttcttctcagcactggcccatttattgtcccgaagcagtggtagggttaatgggacatgtaaagtgctttttaaaagcctacttgcaaaaataaatgagttttatgagtttttttttactggCTTTTATACGGATTTTTTATGATTTCGTATAcatactttaaattaattagacTCTTCATTCCATTAAAGGGAGTTTGTAAAAGACGCGTTACGACGAGATATTTGCAAAAGCTCTTCGGGAAGCGGGAATATTTCCCAAGTCTCCTGCGTATTCTAGGCAACCCCGTTTTAAAATGTGGAACACAAAAAAGGCGTTACTCCTACGCCGTCGAATATTATTTTGAATCGAGAACAAGAGCGAGTAATAAGTGAGTTAGTGAGCGATGATACCAGTGTCACACGAAACAAAATGCAAGAGGGTAGACCGATAATTGGCAATAAACATCCACCCGCATTTAATTCAGTTACCCTGTGATCATGGTGCGTGCAACCACAGTGCAACTGTGCCGAAGACTCATAAAAATTATGAGGAAAAATATTAGGTAGGCATTAAgttgcgtttccaccagagatgtgcgaggatgtgTAACATGCGTAGCTGCATTACCTCGCCtcggtaaatgaagcgattctattcgctctttacaaacacatccctcgctacgcatcctccaacatctctggtggaaacgcagcctaatTCTGGTTGTCATAGGTTTTGTGTACTAGGTATTTTATGGATTTTAATTTTATCCGCAGATACGTTTGCGCCAATTGACAGTGAAAATGCCGACGACATCGGTTCAGCCGTGTTGGAGATGGGGAatagacagacaaaaaatgtgagtagtttttttgttttgattatgcggggagtttgatccgagcaatccgagcgtcattattgtagtgtgcgtgtgcattcaaggatgatttagcgtgtaccgataacactcaaacattagccgaagaatggtggggcgcgtcttcgtggatgaaacgatctataatctATATCATGTTTTGATGCAGGCcgcaaccggcctttgtggagatcattgggggaggcctatgttcagcagtggacgtcctgcggctgaaattatgatgatcatAGTGATGTATTAGCAAAtatatgtttaatttttaactAGCTGCCCCGGCGAACtacgtaccgcctatgttcatcagaaataatgtaggattttgATGGCTAGATAGATATagaacactagctttccgctcgcggcttcgcccgcgtggaatttagtctgttacagaaaaactttatcacgcgcatCCCTGTTcccaaaaccgggataaaaacttttctatgtcctttcccgggactcaaactatctctatgcccaaattttatcaaaatcagttccgtggtttaggcgtgaaagcgacagagacaagacagacagagtcactttcgcatttataatatttagattattttttacaattcaTGTGGAATGGTTAACAAGACTACTTAACCAGACTTTTCTCGAAAACTCGAATGTCCCAATCGTCCATCGACCCACCGGTCAGCGACTATTTAATGACCCCACTATTTTTAAACTAATTGCATGTCTGTGCGTTTTCGGTAATCTTTAAAAGCCCTACAAGGCGCAAAGTTCAAGTGCGGAAGCTTTTTAAAATTGTTATAATGACAGCCCATCAGGGCAACCGGGCGTTAAATGAATTATGGTCTCGTAAAACTGCAATTTATTGGTAAATAAACAGAGTACAGGAAACTTTGAAATTGTGATGTGTAAATCacactatcctactaatattataaaggcgaaagtttgaatgtctggatgtttgttactactcaacggattttgttgaaactttacaatattaggtattgtttgtaacccagattaacataaatataggctataatttatgacgatatgtgacaaataaatctggacaccgcgggctaatattttgcacataaaatacaAGTGTCATCTAGTGGTACAAATATGTAAACTAAACACAAACATAGCATGTGGCGCCATCTAGTAATAGAACAATGAACGAACTTTAAACTaactcaata of Ostrinia nubilalis chromosome 29, ilOstNubi1.1, whole genome shotgun sequence contains these proteins:
- the LOC135085591 gene encoding uncharacterized protein LOC135085591, which encodes MALDRCEARGMWGAEAGWWCGALAAAALLLLAAAVRAACRERAHKHAQVHVVRWEPLARAPRLARVPRPRAAPLVRLALTGAPPNDRPTTPPQIIIVNNSTQTTIAQGDNAAPTTSSSSPNPPQNQPSTSSEFKGIPKLPLPEQWLHKRSLDCKYSSTIPRPLAQIVNSELGAELTQESRAKKYSATRSPSLEKDDKSPFPSSAKSDNEVFGFEPEAVKKLEDETKKETGDMASPKDPGDRGQESPGNLRRFRSVSTRLNMCSVNENPLLEGQQERLEMQNSPRILECSSAKEKSSAPKFDFSPKIFADSISSPRFFTPPETVSPMFFAEPSPKSVYYDTVRSPKFFPETPRDAEVPQSPRTLGSNLNRNGFEKPSSPRILLSAKPSPKVHICNKENYFTFEQIALSEDIARASPRPKKYGGRNSIERERFTPPADKEVKKYRRHNSCDTNYKNIELNITKCDDNKAMEDKELIDKDVVDCCAKIASLQVETKLEVDKNELTPTHSNSAQMRRQRLKSISLDSDNAKIIEQNLGLPIAKQMKDQMNEAYKNQDISTSCESMERRGGEEYPRSPPRDRPVFKFEEEAKDKTSEEEEPKSPDLKQKKCLRQSSDTQSFIDMPRFSPKEFEITVTSEEGATTPAETQTKRKGKNLRNLTIDLTKRDSELEKELLEFEKLYTDAEEKKVKTPTLKVKATSLDSSETVNLSLPQKKTLDVPQNSVSVPNTPKRQLKRILAQKNVKPDFSGGKMGYNSIQSSAEQRRLYMKGQDSGIYLRENHATLMLYQPGPSRLGSRTMGSFEENVSDMERPEINISGTDNRYHMDSGQTLGSNLLNYKQNLSVSSTNLKTLPEGVPSDDFEPSAEDEKFGKKLHRRNSNQSLMLSAHSLQSSNCSLSSAGASCHNLATVRTSISNFSLNSDNRQKKLSLERRDSNASLANAEHLAPATRVICSSNTNVSGEGSKNCLLQRRGSNNSLTLNIHSSNTLSRHSSNTSLNKDAKSGQKKGLLERRSSNTSLTLNINNSNPQLSVNKGLSISNYNLNGSTCNLSRYNSNYSIDNPPTEPRKGILERRSSNTSLTLNIQPQEQQEPRDLEIDETLIDSSLKELPHRDKHRKSLSTENLIPKSYKNRTRLRSSEKCVGFGSHDNLWSTSYTEPDYPQNLTYVCGDQENEIIYAFGRQEDPNCQAGFTRNITTKPLSPQSTSEDFRLYLANMQHLQNASSVLSRQQLRDLNDVFQNGYSKVKCHSSTEGQHCCTNKVEDMAKDNPQMVIPDLPVQPCSEYQKMLLRNLHQEFWDMPTNFQEKPIVSGSHPKNRYKTILPNEHSRFILRGDAGSCEGYINANFIKGHEYSKNSYIATQGPLQNTIYDFWLMVHQNCCDHASAAASVQKIVMLTNFIENNRQKCEKYFPLELNEEIVFEGPEYSENAYFEECTLKNNFLIKNCGMIKKPGYTIRKLDVRYQVKTKSDSESVTVYHYWFHNWADHKCPKDVNALLNLSLDVLKDNTYDFDQDDDQSDELCKCNDSPKPSSKFVFPPLEAQTLPCEVKVSVDTPLDFSVEQQSPPAIIHCSAGIGRTGCLIAILNGIKQLTNEQKVDVLGIVCNMRLNRGGMVQNSEQYELIHKVLCLFEQACLPDL